The Penicillium digitatum chromosome 6, complete sequence genome has a window encoding:
- a CDS encoding Zinc finger, ZZ-type yields the protein MTTPATTCHSGPENLITVKVLYNDSNRRFKMPLRELKAQVFPQMLRKLLGIPADVNVILERYSDSAGSYVRLDCDNTAIYKQLYRAAKAKSKLRIKVTTLTSQNTSAPAPVLSEPTVPMESTNYIRHSYLETVLGPLAPPDTLPLINSVQVPHPTGKKELPLCQTRYRTFEMDQEKHQFPVISHSSSNGMFCIDCNDCGRSIANAHYHCSICENGDYDLCLQCVGAGASCRGEGHWLIKRTVKDGVVTNSTTETIAPCNQSALGFNPVLPTQIQREVITKPVVHVSESVPESILESVPEPVAPTACLDAAIQGDDNPICNGCCREADESNLVRCNECEDYDLCLRCLLRNKHGHHPGHTFHLGSDRNFCLKNLITSRCLPGRQFRHAAVCDGCEKRIVGVRHKCLACPDWDFCPDCILTAPQSHPSHRFVQVYDTIGEPAREQEIHYGIFCDGPLCKSKPAKSYIKGVRYKCAVCDDTDFCASCEALPTDHHNHTHPLVKFKTPVRNVSVSTMGDDGLSGAAALGDQHHTITRPIDRAELEEQEPAEVDASSKPVEKVEPRPLMSKPIPETDSSVLSDYKAFFIRDTITDGTKIAPNTTFRQTWTLYNPGPSAWPVGSDVRFVGGDKMFNVDVCHPSSVESIRSAMESNKLLAPVELGESADFTVNLRTPHHLGPAISYWRLKLPNGVAIGHRLWCDVEVQTEESDTSDTYPAVSEIAVSEAPAPQAPTLSTASEVDVLEDVESLTLDDASTDADIGLLTDEEYDFLDASDQEYLEAKQFAN from the exons ATGACAACCCCAGCAACTACATGTCATTCGGGTCCAGAGAATCTGATAACTGTCAAAGTACTTTACAATGACAGTAACCGTCGTTTCAAGATGCCTCTCAGGGAGCTGAAGGCCCAGGTGTTTCCCCAGATG CTTAGGAAATTGCTCGGGATTCCGGCGGATGTCAACGTCATCCTTGAACGCTATTCCGACAGTGCTGGTTCTTACGTTCGCTTAGACTGTGACAATACCGCAATCTACAAACAACTTTACCGGGCTGCCAAGGCCAAGTCAAAGCTCCGTATCAAGGTTACTACCCTTACTTCCCAAAACACATCTGCTCCAGCACCAGTACTATCAGAACCCACCGTGCCAATGGAGTCAACCAACTACATTCGTCACAGTTATCTCGAAACGGTTTTGGGCCCTCTGGCACCTCCCGATACCCTCCCTCTCATTAATTCGGTTCAAGTTCCTCATCCCACCGGTAAAAAGGAGTTGCCTCTCTGTCAAACTCGCTATCGCACCTTCGAGATGGACCAAGAAAAGCATCAGTTCCCGGTTATCTCTCACTCCTCGTCCAACGGGATGTTCTGCATTGACTGCAATGACTGTGGTCGTTCTATTGCAAATGCGCATTATCACTGCAGCATTTGCGAGAACGGGGACTACGATCTGTGCCTACAGTGTGTCGGTGCCGGCGCATCTTGCCGAGGCGAAGGTCATTGGTTGATCAAGAGGACTGTCAAGGATGGTGTCGTCACAAACAGTACAACCGAGACTATTGCCCCTTGTAATCAATCAGCGCTGGGGTTCAACCCCGTGCTGCCTACTCAAATTCAGCGCGAGGTGATCACCAAGCCTGTGGTCCACGTCTCCGAGTCGGTCCCTGAGTCAATCCTAGAGTCGGTGCCAGAGCCAGTAGCCCCAACGGCCTGTTTGGATGCAGCTATTCAGGGTGATGACAACCCGATTTGCAATGGATGCTGTCGTG AGGCCGATGAAAGCAATCTCGTTCGCTGCAATGAGTGCGAGGACTATGATCTTTGCCTTCGCTGCCTCCTCCGAAATAAACATGGACACCACCCTGGCCACACCTTCCATCTTGGATCTGACCGGAACTTCTGCTTGAAAAATCTCATCACCTCTCGCTGCCTTCCCGGTCGGCAGTTCCGACACGCCGCTGTCTGTGACGGCTGTGAAAAG CGAATCGTTGGGGTTCGTCACAAGTGCTTGGCCTGTCCCGACTGGGACTTCTGCCCCGACTGCATCTTGACTGCTCCTCAGAGCCACCCGAGTCATAGATTCGTGCAGGTTTATGATACAATCGGCGAACCTGCTCGGGAACAGGAAATCCACTATGGCATATTCTGCGATGGTCCTCTGTGCAAGAGCAAGCCTGCCAAGAGTTACATCAAAGGAGTTCGCTACAAGTGCGCTGTCTGTGATGACACCGATTTCTGTGCGAGCTGCGAGGCCCTTCCGACCGACCATCACAACCACACTCATCCGCTGGTCAAGTTCAAGACTCCGGTCCGCAATGTGTCTGTAAGCACCATGGGCGACGACGGCCTGAGTGGAGCAGCTGCCCTGGGTGACCAGCATCATACCATCACTCGGCCCATTGACCGGGCCGAGCTTGAGGAGCAGGAACCTGCTGAGGTGGATGCCAGTAGCAAGCCTGTGGAAAAGGTTGAGCCTCGGCCTCTCATGAGCAAGCCCATTCCCGAGACCGATAGCTCTGTTTTGTCGGACTACAAGGCATTCTTCATCCGTGATACTATCACCGACGGTACCAAAATTGCCCCAAACACTACGTTCCGCCAGACCTGGACTCTCTACAACCCTGGTCCTTCAGCTTGGCCCGTTGGCTCTGATGTGCGCTTCGTCGGTGGAGACAAGATGTTCAACGTCGATGTCTGTCACCCATCTAGCGTCGAATCTATTCGCTCGGCCATGGAAAGCAATAAATTGCTCGCCCCTGTGGAGTTGGGCGAGAGTGCTGACTTTACTGTCAACCTTCGCACCCCTCACCACCTAGGCCCTGCTATCTCCTACTGGCGTCTGAAGCTCCCCAATGGCGTGGCCATCGGTCATCGTCTGTGGTGTGATGTCGAGGTGCAGACCGAAGAATCCGACACCAGCGACACATACCCCGCTGTGTCTGAAATTGCCGTCAGTG AGGCTCCTGCGCCACAGGCACCGACCTTGTCAACTGCTTCGGAAGTGGATGTTCTCGAAGACGTTGAGAGCCTGACTCTGGACGATGCTTCTACTGACGCCGACATTGGCCTCCTGACTGACGAAGAATATGACTTTCTTGATGCCAGTGATCAGGAATATCTTGAGGCCAAGCAGTTCGCAAACTGA
- a CDS encoding Nuclear envelope pore membrane protein, putative: MNGTPLLPSAFPQTPKTIPGTGRRKLFETPSRPQPREPRADRTPLRSASKSASKASRLPPPNANTDVPLIPTNVIDAPSQRLYVVAIYFALNAWRIYESLTASDDLDSTWLLLKWATIDGIFLVGLQALRIPWLEWAFPTTLTLFLLHAVGNVFLMFRIPIPWTAWITGLVKVAYDRELSVSERRVKPGDIIHNASLILGRQIVHILPEGSAILNPDRNSLCLDSLQSTIDLPIRVNQTDPVLIELLRLDINTGENETITIPVKQLKTLKKQAEKKHVPGQLHRDLLLPVRKTGVYRLQRVVDESQLDVHTRTFDALVVSCPRALIKNSHIDKCKGELSDFKLEVEGTPPLKIKYSRQVNNLDRGFSVLNIQPDHLRSPLLNGRTTAALYSINQPDVSWAQSQKIEVPLNESLNDGGEWFYTIEEVHDAIGNVANYSTIFDEGDRPSIKSQSQWYQFSVHERPQLSLQNCNSQNPLQVAKGDSTRFPLSFHPDGNAYASDGPFSVGYSYTSNTQEAAAHEHTAELKHMNQTLDIKESGLYALTSVSTKFCPGDILEPSSCYLYNPPEPELTVKAEKIFDRCANNAIGLLVDLDLTGSPPFSLRYSIESSKGVVSKVQAIDGMRTQLDFTPSEAGSYTYRFIDIEDAVYSPRSLKIPVLEQDVKPPASAQFLSKKMRTACFGEAVSVEVSFLGEAPWVLQYEIVHNGKRIRKTLESDANTATITTDKLISGGDYTVSLTSVKDKSGCKRTLKDSINIGARSQPPHVSFGQIDKKRSVLALQGSKIEIPLRLSGERPWTVKYKNVDVDPAPVQKNFWDENSILTVDKQGLYEISEVFDAGCPGTVDQFANEFEVSWIPRPQITALDGSPIGSVKEFAKSEVCQGDDDSLEVRLSGNPPYSVQYEKRRKADRGGISAAKPRALKSALHVTSMEMDTSEAGEYSYKFTQVGDSLYDHDPKSKALVVTQKVNPLPSAKFDQPGHVFGFCKEDINGEESIPITLEGVPPFSLEINIKHHSNAKPETVTISKITSNRHNLLIPRRHLDLGQHQVSIHKVRDSRGCQKTTDLDASSVRVAISDVPTIVPLESKVDYCVGERLSFSLSGHAPFDVFYTFDGARRKATSQTTNFRRIAELPGRFTINAVSDGASGKCKAHKDITKIIHAMPSVRISKGKESVVDIHEGGEAELHFEFWGTPPFEFTYIRSSNVRKGKKSEILDIKHDISYENIKTIKTSDEGTYEVIAIKDKYCSFSSQTPLGKSDR; this comes from the exons ATGAACGGCACTCCCCTCCTCCCATCTGCCTTCCCGCAGACGCCAAAAACAATCCCTGGAACTGGAAGGAGAAAGCTTTTCGAGACTCCTTCGCGACCACAGCCACGAGAGCCTCGGGCCGATCGAACGCCACTCAGATCAGCATCCAAATCGGCCTCGAAGGCCTCGAGACTACCACCCCCGAATGCGAACACTGATGTGCCACTGATCCCCACCAATGTGATCGATGCTCCCTCCCAACGACTCTATGTTGTTGCCATATATTTTGCCTTAAATGCGTGGAGAATTTACGAGTCTTTGACCGCATCAGATGACCTGGATTCAACTTGGCTATTGTTGAAATGGGCCACGATCGATGGAATCTTCTTGGTCGGACTGCAGGCTCTGCGCATACCTTGGCTGGAGTGGGCATTCCCGACGACGCTCACTCTATTTCTGCTTCACGCCGTGGGAAATGTATTTTTGATGTTCCGCATCCCA ATTCCTTGGACCGCATGGATTACTGGACTTGTAAAGGTGGCATATGATCGTGAATTATCAGTTTCTGAGCGCAGGGTTAAGCCCGGCGATATTATCCACAATGCGTCGTTGATTTTGGGAAGGCAAATTGTGCACATTCTGCCTGAGGG ATCTGCCATCCTCAATCCGGACCGGAACTCACTTTGCCTCGATTCTCTGCAATCCACAATCGACCTGCCCATCCGCGTCAACCAGACCGACCCGGTCCTGATCGAATTGTTGCGTCTGGATATTAACACAGGCGAAAATGAAACCATCACTATCCCGGTAAAGCAGCTGAAGACTCTCAAAAAGCAGGCGGAAAAGAAGCATGTTCCAGGTCAACTCCATCGGGACTTACTCTTACCTGTTCGCAAGACTGGTGTCTATCGTCTTCAACGGGTGGTGGACGAGTCTCAGCTTGACGTTCACACGCGAACATTTGATGCACTGGTGGTCTCTTGCCCGCGAGCCTTGATCAAAAACTCACACATCGACAAGTGCAAAGGAGAATTGTCCGACTTCAAACTGGAAGTGGAAGGCACGCCTCCGTTGAAGATCAAATACAGTCGCCAGGTCAACAATCTTGATCGTGGATTCTCGGTCCTTAATATCCAACCCGATCATCTACGCTCTCCGCTGCTCAATGGAAGAACTACTGCTGCTCTGTacagcatcaaccagccCGACGTTTCGTGGGCGCAGAGCCAAAAGATTGAGGTTCCATTGAACGAATCACTGAATGACGGCGGAGAATGGTTCTATACCATCGAAGAGGTCCATGATGCTATTGGAAATGTAGCCAACTATTCTACCATCTTTGATGAAGGAGACCGGCCTTCCATAAAATCGCAATCCCAGTGGTACCAGTTCTCTGTTCACGAGCGCCCGCAGTTGTCACTGCAAAATTGCAATTCTCAGAATCCGCTGCAAGTGGCCAAGGGAGACAGCACGAGGTTCCCCCTTAGCTTTCATCCTGATGGGAACGCATATGCTAGTGACGGTCCCTTTTCGGTCGGTTACTCGTACACAAGCAACACCCAAGAAGCAGCAGCACATGAACACACCGCCGAACTCAAGCATATGAATCAGACTTTGGACATCAAAGAGTCTGGTTTGTATGCCTTGACATCAGTCTCTACGAAGTTTTGCCCAGGAGATATCCTCGAGCCTTCATCTTGCTATTTGTATAACCCGCCTGAGCCAGAATTGACCGTCAAGGCTGAAAAGATATTTGACCGCTGTGCCAACAACGCCATTGGGTTACTCGTGGATTTGGATCTCACGGGATCGCCTCCATTCTCTCTCCGATACAGCATTGAGAGCTCCAAGGGCGTTGTTTCCAAAGTACAAGCCATCGATGGAATGCGCACCCAGCTTGATTTCACCCCGTCGGAAGCTGGCTCATACACCTACCGTTTTATAGACATTGAGGATGCCGTCTACTCGCCGCGGTCTCTCAAGATACCGGTGCTTGAACAAGATGTGAAACCGCCAGCTTCGGCTCAGTTCTTATCAAAAAAAATGAGAACCGCCTGTTTCGGTGAAGCGGTTTCTGTGGAGGTGTCTTTCCTTGGAGAGGCTCCATGGGTCTTGCAATATGAGATCGTCCACAATGGGAAGAGAATTAGGAAGACACTGGAATCCGATGCCAATACAGCAACTATCACCACTGACAAACTGATTAGTGGTGGTGACTACACCGTATCTCTGACCAGCGTCAAGGATAAGTCTGGTTGCAAACGAACTCTCAAAGACAGCATCAATATTGGAGCCCGGTCACAGCCTCCGCACGTCTCTTTCGGTCAGATTGACAAGAAGAGAAGTGTCTTGGCTTTGCAGGGCTCCAAGATTGAGATTCCGTTGAGGCTGAGTGGCGAACGCCCCTGGACTGTCAAGTATAAGAATGTGGATGTGGACCCGGCGCCTGTTCAGAAAAACTTCTGGGACGAAAACAGCATCTTGACCGTCGACAAGCAGGGCCTTTATGAGATCAGTGAGGTTTTTGACGCCGGTTGTCCTGGAACCGTGGACCAGTTTGCAAATGAGTTTGAGGTCTCGTGGATTCCACGGCCTCAAATCACTGCCCTGGACGGCTCTCCCATCGGCTCCGTCAAGGAGTTTGCAAAGTCCGAGGTCTGTCAAGGCGACGATGATAGCCTCGAGGTTCGGCTGTCGGGCAATCCTCCATACAGTGTTCAATACGAGAAGCGACGCAAGGCGGACCGTGGAGGAATCTCTGCGGCGAAACCACGGGCTTTGAAATCCGCCCTTCATGTGACTTCGATGGAGATGGATACCTCCGAGGCTGGAGAATACAGCTACAAATTCACACAAGTTGGTGACAGTCTCTACGACCACGATCCCAAGAGCAAAGCTCTGGTTGTGACACAAAAGGTCAACCCGCTACCGTCTGCTAAATTCGACCAACCTGGCCATGTCTTTGGTTTCTGCAAGGAAGACATCAACGGCGAGGAATCCATCCCCATTACTTTAGAGGGTGTCCCACCGTTCTCCCTGGAGATCAACATCAAACACCACTCGAACGCCAAACCTGAGACTGTCACGATCTCCAAGATTACCTCCAATCGCCACAATTTGCTGATTCCTCGTCGCCATCTTGACTTGGGGCAACACCAAGTCAGCATCCACAAGGTTCGTGATTCTAGAGGATGTCAAAAGACCACTGATCTCGATGCCTCCTCGGTGCGGGTCGCCATTTCCGATGTTCCTACCATTGTTCCGCTCGAGTCCAAGGTGGACTACTGTGTGGGTGAACGGCTTTCATTCTCGCTGTCGGGCCATGCTCCATTTGACGTGTTCTACACCTTCGACGGCGCCAGGCGCAAGGCCACTAGTCAAACCACTAACTTCCGTCGTATTGCGGAGCTTCCCGGTCGGTTCACCATCAACGCTGTCAGTGACGGAGCCAGTGGGAAATGCAAGGCCCACAAAGACATCACCAAGATCATCCACGCCATGCCGAGTGTGCGGATCAGTAAGGGCAAAGAATCGGTGGTGGACATTCACGAGGGTGGAGAAGCCGAGCTTCACTTTGAGTTCTGGGGTACACCACCATTTGAATTCAC ATACATCCGAAGCTCCAATGTTCGCAAGGGAAAGAAATCTGAGATCCTTGATATCAAGCACGACATCTCTTACGAAAACATCAAGACGATCAAGACCTCTGATGAAGGAACTTACGAGGTTATCGCGATCAAGGACAAGTACTGTTCATTCTCTTCCCAGACCCCATTGGGCAAATCGGACAGATAA
- a CDS encoding Serum paraoxonase/arylesterase family protein produces MGFGTTISLGLVALIAFLAGPILHLVQVAGVFLTLNPTVLGEGQGPIQIEDTIHCEDVHHYLPANLLFTACEDDKSTRFSWFPPLGHMLPRTTQGSIHVVDPKTMKSTRLAFENFQGPFSTHGIDVIEDLEQADAVYVYAVNHLPNAAYSEAGEPKAGSQIELFHHILNSNSIRHVRSINHPLIKTPNDIYAISPISFYVTNDHFYREGPMRLIEDFWRSAKWSNIIHVQIADLASKDAPIEASVALTGLWNNNGLGHGRTDKEIIICSAMGGEMFLATQHESNHSISVDTSVSFNSLADNPSYYHDPYRTDSHDASGFLVAGVSQVIRLTANSRNPDALDPIQVWHTALNSRTGVWEKKLLFEDDGSRIRTASAAVLVPIEPKVGGEKLAWLFVTGFMSESMVAVQVEL; encoded by the exons ATGGGATTCGGCACCACAAtcagccttggccttgtcGCTCTGATCGCCTTTTTGGCTGGTCCCATCCTCCATCTCGTGCAGGTTGCGGGAGTCTTCCTTACTCTCAATCCGACGGTGCTTGGTGAAGGCCAAGGCCCAATCCAGATCGAAGACACCATCCACTGTGAGGACGTGCATCACTATCTCCCCGCGAATCTGCTTTTCACTGCCTGCGAGGACGACAAGAGCACACGATTTAGCTGGTTCCCGCCATTAGGCCACATGCTGCCACGCACAACCCAGGGTTCTATCCATGTTGTAGATCCCAAG ACTATGAAATCAACCCGTCTGGCATTCGAAAACTTCCAAGGTCCCTTCTCGACACATGGAATCGATGTCATTGAGGATCTTGAGCAGGCAGACGCTGTCTATGTCTACGCTGTCAACCACCTACCAAATGCGGCATACTCTGAAGCCGGCGAGCCCAAAGCTGGATCTCAGATCGAGCTCTTCCACCACATCCTGAACTCCAATTCCATCAGACACGTACGCTCAATCAATCACCCACTCATTAAAACCCCAAATGACATCTACGCGATCAGTCCCATATCCTTCTACGTCACCAATGACCACTTCTACCGCGAAGGTCCCATGCGGCTCATCGAAGATTTCTGGCGCTCGGCCAAGTGGTCCAATATCATCCATGTGCAGATCGCCGATCTAGCAAGCAAAGATGCCCCCATCGAAGCCTCCGTCGCGCTCACGGGTCTATGGAACAACAATGGTCTCGGTCATGGTCGCACCGACAAGGAAATCATCATTTGCAGCGCCATGGGTGGTGAAATGTTCCTTGCAACCCAACACGAGTCCAACCATTCGATCTCTGTCGATACCTCGGTCTCCTTTAATTCACTCGCGGATAACCCGTCCTACTACCACGACCCATATCGCACCGACTCGCATGATGCGAGTGGATTCCTTGTCGCCGGCGTCTCACAGGTTATTCGCTTAACGGCAAATTCCAGAAATCCGGATGCCTTGGATCCTATCCAGGTGTGGCACACTGCTCTCAATTCGCGCACTGGTGTCTGGGAGAAGAAGCTGCTGTTTGAGGATGATGGGTCCAGGATTCGGACTGCGAGTGCGGCTGTTTTAGTACCCATTGAGCCCAAGGTTGGTGGTGAGAAACTTGCCTGGCTGTTTGTAACTGGGTTCATGTCGGAGAGCATGGTGGCTGTACAGGTTGAGCTGTAA